One part of the Quercus lobata isolate SW786 chromosome 7, ValleyOak3.0 Primary Assembly, whole genome shotgun sequence genome encodes these proteins:
- the LOC115951963 gene encoding protein THYLAKOID ASSEMBLY 8, chloroplastic-like encodes MAKGAINAIQTIKRAHKSSSTTPDYSPILSRLLKSDLLATLRELLRQDHCALALHTFSTVRSKYNNPDLSLYADVAPALARNRMVEDLNRLICDLETDCGGGGIQCDDKGLIGLIKAVIGADRRESTVRIYESVEMI; translated from the exons ATGGCTAAGGGAG CCATCAACGCCATCCAAACCATCAAGCGAGCTCACAAGTCCTCCTCCACCACACCCGATTACTCCCCCATCCTCTCTCGCCTCCTCAAATCTGACCTCCTCGCTACCCTACGTGAGCTCCTACGCCAAGACCACTGTGCCCTCGCTCTCCACACCTTCTCCACCGTCCGATCTAAATACAACAATCCGGACTTGTCCCTCTACGCCGACGTGGCCCCCGCTCTCGCCAGGAACAGAATGGTGGAAGATCTCAACCGTCTGATCTGTGACTTGGAGACAGATTGTGGTGGAGGTGGGATCCAGTGTGACGACAAGGGGCTCATCGGGTTGATAAAGGCGGTGATTGGTGCTGATAGGAGGGAATCGACGGTCAGGATTTACGAGAGTGTAGAGATGATATAG
- the LOC115954267 gene encoding uncharacterized protein LOC115954267, translating to MTHSHNANSGCFSNMVRRISCLKSLPTHPADYVTSDSKTSKSEEIQKENPKAEAAIQAPGNLGVVARLMGLDSLPETNWVPRKGPQDSVLRSKSVNFADYMLEFDLTQAQHRRVRTSVSFREVPTLSHQKSHDFLVVCLNEVDESETKGSMRTKVRKSEMGFGDMKQRKEQRSKSKENMRASQVSNKISKLRDEPRRVSTKFNLSSKAGNGSSSNGAKRLSLVPAPKKKEYRNNVASLKAKSPSKPINQKKLLVEPKFTRRRKVQHLAVKVEPDSDSQNSSPVSVLEVSDCIIQQGSHISEVSRPMELNLERKSTAKVSYTDDPRVGSIKSKDCESMDISEAQYYREVLGKLFRLTENDTKESNWKATNFHGCEEFEEVCMEFEQQVLDVLLNQVLDELVEIPYENFLYTMPEETL from the exons ATGACTCATTCACACAATGCAAATTCTGGGTGTTTCTCCAACATGGTACGCAGGATTTCATGCCTTAAAAGTCTCCCTACTCACCCAGCCGATTATGTTACTAGTGACTCAAAGACAAGCAAGTCTGAGGAGATTcagaaagaaaatccaaaagctGAGGCTGCAATCCAAGCTCCAGGTAACCTAGGAGTCGTGGCAAGACTAATGGGCTTAGACTCATTGCCAGAGACCAATTGGGTTCCAAGAAAAGGACCCCAAGACTCAGTTTTGCGAAGCAAGTCAGTGAATTTTGCGGATTATATGCTGGAGTTTGATTTAACCCAAGCTCAGCATCGCAGAGTTAGGACCTCGGTGTCATTTCGTGAGGTTCCAACTTTGTCACATCAAAAGAGCCATGATTTCTTGGTTGTGTGCCTGAATGAGGTGGATGAAAGTGAAACCAAGGGATCAATGAGGACCAAAGTGAGGAAATCTGAGATGGGTTTTGGAGATATGAAGCAGAGGAAGGAACAGAGAAGCAAGAGCAAAGAGAATATGAGGGCGAGTCAAGTAAGCAACAAGATCTCTAAGTTAAGGGATGAGCCTAGGAGAGTCTCAACCAAGTTCAACCTATCTTCAAAAGCTGGTAATGGTAGTAGCAGCAATGGAGCTAAGCGTTTGAGCCTTGTTCCAGCTCCCAAGAAGAAAGAGTATAGAAATAATGTTGCAAGTTTGAAGGCGAAAAGCCCATCGAAGCCAATAAATCAGAAGAAACTGTTGGTTGAACCCAAGTTCACAAGGAGAAGAAAAGTTCAGCATTTAGCTGTGAAAGTAGAGCCTGACTCTGACTCTCAAAATTCAAGTCCAGTATCTGTTCTTGAAGTCAGTGATTGTATAATACAACAAGGAAGTCATATATCAG AAGTTTCAAGGCCCATGGAGTtgaatttagagagaaaatctACAGCAAAAGTTTCTTATACTGATGATCCTAGAGTCGGATCAATCAAGAGCAAGGATTGCGAATCAATGGATATTTCAGAAGCACAGTATTACAGGGAAGTGTTGGGGAAGCTTTTTAGGTTGACAGAAAATGATACTAAAGAGTCAAATTGGAAAGCAACGAATTTCCATGGATGTGAAGAATTTGAAGAGGTCTGCATGGAGTTCGAGCAACAAGTTCTTGATGTACTACTAAACCAGGTTTTAGATGAACTTGTGGAAATTCCATATGAAAATTTCTTATATACAATGCCTGAAGAAACTCTATAA